One region of Armigeres subalbatus isolate Guangzhou_Male chromosome 3, GZ_Asu_2, whole genome shotgun sequence genomic DNA includes:
- the LOC134222497 gene encoding uncharacterized protein LOC134222497 codes for MEGAVSRLGESKDIAFRRLQGTERRLAKNSSLREQYVAFMEEYLNLGHMKMLEEDSQGSIQRCYLPHHPVVKEASTTTKVRVVFDASCKTSTGVSLNDVLLVGPIVQEDLRSIILRCRTKQIMLVSDVEKMFRQVVVRSEDRHLQCILWRNSPSENVRTYELNTVTYGTKPAPFFGHQDAATTRCG; via the coding sequence ATGGAAGGCGCTGTGTCAAGGTTGGGTGAATCGAAAGACATAGCATTTCGACGTCTGCAAGGAACCGAGAGAAGGTTGGCAAAGAACTCATCACTTCGAGAACAGTACGTCGCCTTTATGGAAGAGTATCTCAATCTCGGACATATGAAGATGCTGGAAGAAGATTCCCAAGGTTCGATTCAAAGGTGCTATTTGCCGCATCACCCTGTGGTGAAAGAAGCTTCAACCACAACCAAGGTTCGGGTTGTTTTCGATGCCTCCTGTAAAACGTCTACAGGAGTTTCGCTTAACGATGTACTACTGGTGGGGCCAATAGTACAGGAAGATCTCCGGTCCATAATTCTTCGGTGTCGGACCAAGCAGATCATGTTAGTATCGGATGTGGAGAAAATGTTTCGCCAAGTCGTTGTTCGATCCGAAGACCGCCATCTACAGTGCATCCTCTGGAGAAATTCGCCATCGGAAAATGTACGTACGTATGAGCTGAATACGGTTACGTACGGCACAAAGCCCGCGCCGTTTTTTGGCCACCAGGACGCTGCAACAACTCGCTGTGGATGA
- the LOC134222498 gene encoding uncharacterized protein LOC134222498 has product MIEDDIGNRFPARALLDSGSESNFITERLSQRLQVHRDRVDISVAVIGQAATKVRQRIQAVLHSRVSDYSCELALLVLPRVTVNLPTTTINTAAWTLPSGIQLADPTFFESNGVDIVLGIEYFFDFFETGKRISLGEQLPTLNESVFGWVISGGISVSTSSLHIRCNVSALDGLDTLIARFWFCEEVESGKGHSPEEKRCPVRCSGIRMVDIPLLYR; this is encoded by the coding sequence ATGATTGAGGATGACATCGGCAATCGGTTTCCTGCTCGTGCGCTGCTGGACTCCGGATCCGAAAGTAATTTCATTACAGAGCGATTAAGTCAGCGGTTACAAGTTCATCGAGATCGAGTGGATATTTCGGTGGCAGTTATTGGTCAGGCGGCGACCAAGGTTCGGCAAAGGATTCAAGCTGTACTTCATTCACGAGTTTCAGACTATTCCTGTGAACTAGCATTGCTGGTTCTTCCAAGGGTCACGGTAAATCTTCCAACAACCACTATCAATACGGCTGCTTGGACACTGCCGAGCGGAATTCAGTTGGCGGATCCTACATTTTTCGAGTCTAATGGAGTGGATATCGTACTTGGTATCGAGTACTTCTTCGACTTTTTCGAAACAGGAAAAAGGATTTCTCTGGGGGAACAACTTCCAACCCTCAACGAGTCCGTGTTCGGCTGGGTTATCAGCGGTGGCATTTCGGTTTCAACTAGCTCTCTTCACATTAGATGCAACGTGTCCGCGTTGGATGGCTTGGATACTTTAATCGCCCGGTTTTGGTTCTGTGAAGAGGTAGAGTCAGGCAAGGGTCATTCGCCTGAGGAGAAGCGATGTCCAGTAAGGTGCAGCGGAATACGAATGGTCGATATACCGTTGCTTTACCGGTGA